CTCAGGCTTTCCTGAGCCTGGATTATTTTAAGCAGGTGTTTAACACCACCCTTGAGTCCCTAAGCCAGCAAgtgggctgctgcctgccagtgCCTCCCCTCTCAgatgggggaaaggaaaaattaaacagaagtGCCTGCCAAAGGGGAATGAAGAAGTTGTTTTTCCCATGAAATGATTGGATATATTCCCATGTGGAAGGGCTGTGTCTCCACGAGGCCATCAGCTCGAGCTGCCCCACCCTGTGGCACCACTCAAGGACAATGGATTCATCCCCTGGCCAAATCCCATCTCACCTGGCAACTGCCCGTGTCAAacatttccctctcctcccaagCCAAGCCAgctcccttcccccagctctgcagcctctccagctACCAGAGCTCTGAAGAGCTCCTGCAAAGCCCCAGAACAGCAACGCCCACCAGCGAACCCACCAGCCCCAGGACTGCCTGCTGCTTGCCACAGGCCacctcagcccctgctcttATCCTCTCCCCACCCCTGTGCCATTCACAGCCACTCCAGCCCCATCACTTCCCATGAAGAGACTCTGGTTTCTCTTTTGAACCACTTTTCCACGTGCCTCATCCTGCTGTGTACCTTCCATTGgtgctgctttcctttctttgcctTCCTCTGCCCAGTCAGCCCCACACCCTGTACCCCCACTGCTGGCCATGAGAAACCCCTTTCTCTGCCTTCCACAGGCTACATCCCAGTGTATTCCCATCTGGCCCCCCTTGCCCAGCAGTGTGAGCTCCTCTCCTGACCAGtattccctgctgcagagccccagctccattTTCTGCTCCGTCCATtcccctcagcctccctggTCAGCAATGCactgcttccctctgctcctctgcagctctccagtcccatccctgccatggcagcacaAGGACCCCAGGTGACATCGTGTGCCCTTGGGGGCCACCAGCAGACACTGACCCAGCTGCTTCTcaccctccttcccttcccttcccctgacTCACttccctggctcagctgcagggaggagttCAGCCTTCACCCATGGCATCACTGGCCACGGGCACTCAGCACCCTGTCAGGAGAGGGGCCaggctgcagtgagcagggccaggggcagtgccagggccagcCTCGAGTCCAGCCAGTTCACTCTGCCTGGggccagccagagcagccactgcctCTTAATCTGCTGCCATCGAGAGAAATTCGATAAGCCATGACCAGCATTTCTCTGGGAGCATGCCAGCACCAAaaccctgctccctgctccctccctgctccctcccagggctgtcctACACACAAGGGAGgctgcacagaggagcagccaaGCCCCTGTGAACATGTGAACATCTGCACCTGTCCCCCAATTCTGCAGGGCATCTCTTCCCCCAGTTCCTGTGCagcctgctggctctgcccatCCCTATGACACATCAGTTACCCCTGGTGAGGAGCAAAAGGCCTGGAGAGCCATGATTAACTGGATCAGCTAAGATTAATTGGGCAGAGATTAGCTAATGAAACCACTCTGAAGTCCAAGGGCTACCAACTGGCAGCCTCTCCTGCTGAGAGGTGACCAACAGGACAGGGAACattgtccccaagtgccaccaaCCAGCAAGCTCTTCCCCAAAGGATGCTAAGGAAcgtgctctgctgctgtttccccagctccagcagatgctgagctgcctgcaccCAGGGAAATGCAAGGTGAGTTTCCCTTTGTCTGCACACACATCCCACCCCACATCACCTCCGTTTGGCTGCACCAGTGTattctcagcagctgccaggctttGTTGTGGTgagcccttcccctgccccctTTGTTGGGCCCCCCCAGCTCTGACTGGGACCACGGGGCTCTGTCTGCCACTAGGGCAGCAGGGAACACGTTGCTGGATGACATGGCACCATTGATGCCTGCCAGGCAACCTCCTCACCCACCTCACACCCCACACAGGGCAAGGGGCCATGACAGTGCAGTTTTCTCCAGAGCAGcatctgcaggcagggaagcagctcagAGGACAGCCCAGGACAAGGGAAAATTCCCCCCATGCTCAGATGCAATCCAGCCCCTGCTTCCCCAGTGCCATCACAGGCACCCTGCCCAGtgcctcctcccctcctgcccttcccaacGGGGGACACAGCTTCAGGGCAGAgtttgcagctccctgagcATTTCCATGCAGATTCAGTTTACAGGTAGAGAGCATAAGGACATGGATGAGGGGTTCTGCTGCAAAGTAACGCcacccccatccctgctccctccatccTCTCTTGCAGACACTCGAACCCaaagcagggaaaagctgcaCAGAAAAGGCAATGAGCTCAGGTgggtgcccagcactgctgggcatgGAGAAGGGTACCCAGGGAGGGGCAGACAACAGATTCCCACAGCAGGGCttgaggggctgcagctcttgcCACATGCAGGGAGGTGGAGGGTGGTGGCAGCATCTTTGCCAGCGCCAGCTGCCACCTCCCAGACAAAATGGAGGTCAGCAGCAGCATGCCGAGATGGCAGAGCCACCACACCCCTGGCCATGCCCAGGGGAGgggaggctctgctgcctccctgcccccCAGTGCCACGGATGCCACCTGCACGGGGCTGCTCTGGGTCTGGGATGGAAgggagcctggctgtggggtgGTACGGGAGATGCTCGGCTGGCTCCTTTTCCCCACCCCGAGCCCTGATGCTGTCACATAGGACCCGAGCAGGCAGGAGACCGGCTCAAGGGGTCCGGAGCATCCAGGGGAGGGGTCACTGCCCcgggagggggaggaggaggaggaagcagaggaatAAGACAATAGGGCaggtgcagggctgctccctgcaaacCTGGATGACCAAGCGTGGAGCTCTGCGCTAGCCCTGCACCCCGGGACCTGCCCCTGCAAGAGCCAGCAGTCACTGCACTGGCCCGCAGTGAGATGGCGGCCCTTGTCCAGCCGCTCCACAGCGCAAGGTCACCGGCAGCTGCTCGTCCTTGGCGGCCAAGAGGAGTCTTAGCATCGCAGCATCTCTGCGAGAGCCCCAGGTGGGGCATCCACCACTCCCTCCAGCGCTGCTGTCTAACTCTGGAGCATTATGATGATGACGCAAGATGGCTCAGCTGCATTACCACAGCCCCGGAGGGGACAacaggggtggctctggggtgaCAAGGGGTTCCTGTGTCCCCGCCATGGGGGGATGGCATCCTCCCCCTTCGCACCCTGCCTGGGACCGGGGTGGCAGAGGCgtctccccccacccccccaccccGTCTGGATCCTTCTGGAAGATGGGGCGGCACCCGGCGGTCACCGCGCTGGGGACCCGAGGGCAGATTCCCCACACCCACAACTTGGAGCATCGGGGGGGCTCCGCAAAACGGCCACCATCCTCCCCCCGCCCTGCCGGACCCCCGGGGATGCGCATCCCGCTCCCACCCGCCGGGGCCACGAAGGGCGGCACCGCATCCCCGGTCCATCCCTGGAGCATCCTCGGAGCATCCCCGGAGCATCCCCGGTCCCCACCTCGGCCAGCGCCCCGGCGGGGCTGCCCCGTCCTGCGCGGTGCCCCCCGCCCCTACCTGTGATGCCCGTGGCCGGTTCGGTGGGGCGCGGCGCTCAGCCGTGGGCGGGGAGCGCCGGCATGAGGCCGAGCCGCGCGGTGCGATGCGGagccggtgccggtgccggtgtcGGTGTCGGTGCCGGTGCGGGTGGCTGCGGCCCCGCCCCTGCGGTCCCCGCCCCACGCGCTGGTtggcggccgccgccgccggagGGGGACGCGGGGACCGGGAGGGCGCGCTCGGGGATGGAGCGGTGACGTCAGCGCATCCCCCGGCCCCGGGCGCGCTGCGGAACCGCCGcaggggcggggcggggcggggcggggcggggcggggcgggcgtCGCCTGGCAACTGGCACCGGCCCGGTACCCGGTACCCGGTACCCGGTACCCCGCTACCCAATATCCCGGTATCCCGGTTCCCAATCCCGGTATCCCGGTATCCCGGTATCCCGGTAACCGATACCCAATATCCCGGTATCCCGGTACCCTGGTACCCCGGTACCCGGTACCGGTACCACGATACCCCGGTACCCAATATCCCGGTACCCCAGTAGCCCGGTACCCGGTACCCCGGTGCCCGATACCCCGGTACCCCGGTAGCCGGTACCCCGGAGCGCACACCGCTAATTCTCTTCCCGGCGCAGTATTCCGAGGAGCGCCCCCGCCAAGGCTTCCTGTGCCCCCGGCGCCGTCACTTCGCTCCTCCGTCCGCCgagcccccgcccgccgcccgggGCACGGCAGCTCCTGCCCATCTGCGCCCGGAATTTAGGGCCAGCGCAGAAAGCGGATTATTCCTTCGCTGCCAGCTGTTTCCACCAGCACGGCCATCCTCGCCCCACGGCAGCCCCGAGGCCACGCGTCCCCTCCCCGCCCCAGCCGTGCCCCAAATCTCCCTGGAGGACAGGGAACCGGGAGATGTCCTTCATCCGATGTGTTGCCGTCACTTTGGTGGGATGATGGCTGGGCAGCAGTCCCCAGGCTCACTGTGGCTTCCATCAGCCATAAGGGAGGAAACTCACTtgcccccagctcctctcaaAGACAACCACCCAGCTGTTGGGCAGATGTGCTCTCaacctgccactgctgccagccccacgTCTCTGTCCCACgtcttcagcagcagccactggtgCCTGTTCTGCCGGGTGGGAATTCTCACCCCTGTGCTGTCACCCCCAGCCAAAGCTTTGCTCActgaggggctgctctgggcagggaccCACTGATGGATCTGCTAAGGCTGACAGCGGGCAGCTTGTTTGCATTTCAGGGCATGGATGGCAGAGAATGTGCCCGATGCAGTGCGCTGTGGGTACACATAGCAGGTAAGAGAATACTGAACCCACGTGGCATCCCCAGGATACACTGCCATGCTGaacctgcagagcacagctcctgtggcaggGACTGTGTCCATGTCTCAGTCAGCCCTGGTGCACATCAGTCCACTCGAGGCTGTCACCCAGCCACATGTCCCTCTGTGACACAGGTCCCTGGTCAGGGAGCCCTGCTCAACAGGAACATTTGCTGCTAGAGGAGCTGCAACCATGGCAGCTGTACCAGACCAGCCTCAGCACAACCATCTTGGCACAGAATCTAAGTGTCCAGAGCAGGAATACTGTTGGGAAACATTAGATCTGGTGTTGTGGGGACTGCCTGGGGACTGGCAAGTCCCAGAGGCTGCCATACTTGGAGAGTGATGAGCACTAGCGAGGGGGCATCCCCCAAAATGAGGGGCCCAAGGCAGCAGGGATAGCACTGGTGACACATTAACCAGACAGAGCAGGCCACCAGGGGTAGAGTCCAGACTGGTAGGGGGGAGCACTGAATTTTGGTCAAGGTCCATGGGGACACTggacactgctggcacaggacacGCTGAGCTGCaatgctggcagctgctcaggcagcctccactgctccttttctgcgggctcagctgctggggacagcccatCGAGCCATGGCCAGCAGGCTGCTGCGTGTTGCCCCGCCGGAGGAGCTGCTGCGGCCGCTGGCCGTGCCggacaggctgctgctggggccaggGCCCAGCAATGTGCCCCCTCGcatccaggctgcaggagggaggcagctcctgggccaCATGCACCCCgaggtgctgcaggtgagctgccccagcccagctttccttccctcccctcctctttcgcacccccaggaggggctggaacagctctgctggggcaaGAGGGGCAGTAGCAGCGCTGGccagtgtcctgctgccacaggtGATGGATGAGATCAAGGCAGGGATCCAGTACGCCTTCCAGACACGCAACAGGCTGACTCTGGCCATCAGTGGCAGTGGCCACTGTGCCATGGAGGCTGCTCTCTTCAACCTGCTCGAGCAAGGTGACACCGTGCTGGTGGCCATCAACGGCATCTGGGGACAACGTGCCGCCGACATTGCCAGGAGGCTGGGTATGGagtggcagggctgaggggactGGGGTTGAAGGCAGGATGCCTCAGGCTGCTGTCCCagtcctggcagtgctcagtgaCACAGCTTACAAAAGCAAAGAGCGCTCTGTTGGAGAGCACTCCAGGTTTTTCCAAGAATGATGCCACTCCATTTATGGTGCTTTATGGCTTTTCCAATGGGCAAATCTGCAGGAGGCCAGACCCTGGCAGGTGGCTCTGCTCCTGGTTCATGCATGACCAACTGCTCCATGGAGCAGGTGACTTCCCAGTGGGAAGCAGGCCCAAACCTCACCTCCTTCTGCCCAAATTCCTTCCAGGAGCCAATGTCTATGAGCTGCTGAAGCCCCCAGGCATGTACTTCACTCCACAGGACATTGAGCAGGTGAGTGCTGGCCACTGTGCAGAGGGCACAGGCTGACCTGCAGTGTGGTCACCGTCCCTCTGTGTCGTGCAGggcctgctgcagcacaaacctTTGGTGCTCTTCATCACCCACGGCGAGTCCTCCACGGGGGTGCTGCAGCCACTGGAGGGGCTGGGCAAGCTGTGCCACCGGTCAGTGCATGGGACTGAGGGCACCCCAGGGTCAccactgggaatttgggatttaaaTGTGCTGGGCTTTTCTCTGGCTCTGTTGTACTGGAAGCAATTGGTGCAGTGAGACGTGCAACCCCTCTGGGGACCAGgatgccagggctgcaggcagagatgtGGCAAGAAGAGGTGGCAGAAcaccaggctgagctctgtccTCCCACAGGCATGGCTGCCTGCTGCTTGTGGATGCCGTGGCATCGCTTGGGGGAGCCCCCATCTTCATGGACCAGCAAGGTAAGAGCCACATGGGCAACCAGGGCACAAAGGGGCTCAtgcctgggacagggagagagagcagTGGGATCAGCCCTCCGCCTGCATTCTGGCTAGCAGCACTGGAAACTggtccagctgcagccagagatgCAGGATGCTCCTTGGGGAccatcagcagtgccaggggccCTCCCAAAGCAGCCTGAACACAAGGAGGACCTGCCGTGTGTGCCATCCTGGTGCTTCCCACCCACCACTTGCAGCTAGGTCGAGGGctcagcattttcctgctgggagcctCTGACTCCTGAGGAGTTGTCTTCCCTCTTGGGCAGAGATCGATGTCCTGTACTCGGGGTCCCAGAAAGTCCTCAACGCACCCCCCGGCAGTGCCCCCATCTCCTTCAGCGAGCGAGCCAGGTAAGAGCAGCCCAGTCTCACCAGGGTGGaaggtgtggggctgggggaggccaCGGCCTCTCTCCTTCGCCAGCCATCTGCTTTGGGTGCGCTCTGTGGAGAGTATGCCCAGCGGCAGTGCTGTGGGGGTAgagcccatcccatccctgggcagTGACTGGGAGCTGGAGCCAATCTCTACTCTCGCTGTGGGAGAGTCCTGCCTCCCACAGGGCTGATCCCACCTTGGAGCTGGTGGGGTCAAGCTCCCACCTCTCTCCAGAGCTCTGTTTCTccagggagaagctgctgaggAGGAAGACGAAGCCGCCATCCTTCTACCTGGACATGGGCTGGTTGGCAAACTACTGGGGCTGTGACGGGGAGCCGCGGAGGTGAGGGCAGAGAGCCTTGaaacccctccccacccagccTTTGTCCCggctcaggctctgcctgccctgcagggctcagcccctgcctctCACCACCCTGGCTTCTGGTCACAACTCTGCCCTGGGTGATGAGGAGGCAGGatgctgtgcctcagtttccccgactttgagcaaggggctgctgtgctgcaccccTGGGGCGAAGCTGAACCCCTCTGGGTGCCCCTTGGGTTTTGCAGGTACCACCACACTGCACCCATCAACAGCTTCTTCAGCCTGCGGGAAGGCTTGGCCGTGCTGGCAGAAGTGGTGAGTGGCTCCAgacaggcagggcagctctAGCAGTGCCCCTGGGGCTTGGAGGAGCTGTAGGTACCAGGAGATgcctgtcagcagcagagaccTTCTCTGTCCTCTCTGCCCACAGGGTCTGGAGAGCTCGTGGGAGCGACACCGGGCCAACtgcacccagctgtgccaggggctgctggacatggggctgcagctctttgTTGAGGAGGAGGTGGGTGCAGGGCAAACCCACCACCAGAGAGTAGGGGCAgcatggggacacagccctgtgcagctggAGATGTGCCTGGGCAGCTTGTGATGCCAGAGAAAAAACTCCCCCCTCAGTGATGCTCTGTCCTGGCAGTGTGCTGGGGTCACCAGGGGCCGTGGGACTGAGACCAGTCTCTCTGCTCCTCAGAAGGCCAGGCTTCCCACCATCACCACTGTCAGGGTGCCCGAGGGCTACAACTGGAAGGACATCACAGCCTTTCTGATGGACAACCACGGCATGGAGATTGCTGGGGGGCTGGGCCCCACGGTGGGCAAGGTGGGCAGAgtccttccctcctgctgctgcccttggaTGGGCACCAAACCCTGTATTCACTGCCACTCTATGGGTTCTGGGCACCAAACCCCATATTCACTGCCACTCTCTGGGTTCTGGGCACCAAACCCCATATTCACTGCCACTCTATGGGTTCTGGGCACCAAACCCCATATTCACTGACACTCTGTGGGTTCTGGGCACTAACCCCATATTCACTGCCACTCTATGGCTGCTGGGCACCAAACCCCATATTCACTGCCACTCTCTGGGTTCTGGGCACCAAACCCCATATTCACTGCCACTCTATGGGTTCTGGGCACCAAACCCCATATTCACTGACACTCTGTGGGTTCTGGGCACTAACCCCATATTCACTGCCACTCTGTGGGTTGTGGGCACTAACCCCATATTCACTGCCACTCTGTGGGTTCTGGGCACCAAACCCCATATTCACTGCCACTCTATGGGTTCTGGGCACCAAACCCTGTATTCACTGCCACTCTCTGGGTTCTGGGCACCAAACCCCATATTCACTGCCACTCTATGGGTTGTGGGCACCAACCCCATATTCACTGCCACTCTATGGATTCAGGGCACCAAACCCCATATTCACTGCCACTCTATGGGTTCTGGGCACCAAACCCTGTATTCACTGCCACTCTATGGGTTCTGGGCACCAAACCCCATATTCACTGCCACTCTATGGCTGCTGGGCACCAAACCCTGTACTCACTGCCACTTTCTGGCTGTGTCCCATCGCCCAGAGCAACACATAGCAGCACAACCACAC
The Oenanthe melanoleuca isolate GR-GAL-2019-014 chromosome 9, OMel1.0, whole genome shotgun sequence DNA segment above includes these coding regions:
- the AGXT gene encoding alanine--glyoxylate aminotransferase, whose product is MLAAAQAASTAPFLRAQLLGTAHRAMASRLLRVAPPEELLRPLAVPDRLLLGPGPSNVPPRIQAAGGRQLLGHMHPEVLQVMDEIKAGIQYAFQTRNRLTLAISGSGHCAMEAALFNLLEQGDTVLVAINGIWGQRAADIARRLGANVYELLKPPGMYFTPQDIEQGLLQHKPLVLFITHGESSTGVLQPLEGLGKLCHRHGCLLLVDAVASLGGAPIFMDQQEIDVLYSGSQKVLNAPPGSAPISFSERAREKLLRRKTKPPSFYLDMGWLANYWGCDGEPRRYHHTAPINSFFSLREGLAVLAEVGLESSWERHRANCTQLCQGLLDMGLQLFVEEEKARLPTITTVRVPEGYNWKDITAFLMDNHGMEIAGGLGPTVGKVLRIGLMGCNSTSGNVDRVLGALQDALKRCHRSRL